The DNA window CAGCGCACATCAGCAATATGCTGTTCCATTCATATGGGGCACATGGGTTCCCCATTGTCATAAATAGCAGATGGATCCCCATCGATCAGAGGATTCTACCTTGTAATTaccagaatactcctttaacatAAGAAATTATTACCGGTAGAGATTAATGGTCATGTGAGTACAAGTAACAGAGGAGAGCTTCTTATTGTCTACCAGTGTCTGGAATGAAGAGGCCAACTGCACTATTATCCAAACTGATATCATGGAAGACTGGATAGACTGTTCCTTCACATGTGGTGTTGACTGCCATGGACAATCCAAGTATCCCTGTCTTCAGATACTGGTGAATGTGTCGGGTTCTGACTATGTGGCTGCCCTGCATTACAATGAAGAAGCAGTCCAGATAAACCCTAAAGTAAGTCTACTTACAGATCTGAAGAGATTCCTTAAAGTAGATGCCCATTGCCATGTTACATGTAATAGTCAGGTTGACATGTAGCCCCAAATACTAACATCATATGTTATCTGTTACCATCGCCTCTTTCAGCCTCTATTCTTGATGTGAAtaggaatatatattttttttttttcagaactggcatagatttgctGTATGACACAAGCCATAGGGCCTTGTGCCACATCTATTcatctatgcaaaaaaaaaaaaaaagttgtagatAGGATAATAAATCCTCCCTACTGTGTGTATCAGAGGAGCAGAGTTGGTGTTGGTGCTTTGGGGGGAGGACATAACTTCACAGtaaagctgtcagtaagttattgagtaacattacattacttacgctgggttcacacctgcgttcaatgtgtccgtactatggtttccgtcttctgcatggcagaagacggaaaccatagaccgggtccggccgtgcgcggcggtgagtgttttaggctctctgccgcgaaaccggatttttttatccggacacagagtactgcatgtccgacactgtgtccggattataaaacccggtttcgcggcggagagcgcaaaacgctcactgccgcgcacggccggacagctttctcacccattcaaatgaatgggtgagaaagtctcctgcaggcttccgtctcctgcatctgttttatgcaggaaatggaaacctgcaataaggaaagaagaacgcagatgtgaacgagcccttacacataCACTTATCAGACACCGCACTGTACATTTGGTACTGCAGCCCTCTGTAACTCATTCCTATTTAGGCtgatgccccacattgcggaaacacagcttttttttgttgttgcagattttgttgcgtttttttgagccaaagccaagaatggctactatgGAAATgggaagatcttatacttctaccttctgctcaatccagtcctggctttggctcaaaaaacccacaacaaaatctgcaataaaaaaaagttgcgtttccgcaacgtagggcctcagccttaaaggagtattctcatGAAcacaatcatatctatatttgtagatacggtaattaaaagttaaacatttttgcaaatatacagtaagtagctaaaaattctgcagagttttaaagattttctctaactttcttagtggtgacagtctgctatcttgatcggttgccaatggatacgaccacaaatgcagaaacgttctatggtctgggacctgtcaggaacccagctatgattttcttattatagatggcttatcaggcagggacactaaatgtatgagaagatatcccggccacaataaggaaatcatggctgattctctaaccttagaaaggtcctgcattcatggtcgtatccactggcaaccgatcaagataacagactgtgactagagatgagcgagtatattcgatcgaatacctcccctgcatagttattgttgtaaaaaaaagcgcctgggaaggcgggaggggaatcaaatattTCCGGCGTAGTATtcaaccgagtacaccaataactatgcaaagggagtattcgatcgaatactattcgctcatctcaaactgtgaccacaagatatttagagaaaatctttaaaactctgcaaattgtttaattacttatatttgcaaaagtgtttaacttttaattatctacaaatttaaagggatcctatcattcatatgcaattttttgtctctaacacgtcagaatagccttaagaaaggctattcatctcctacctttagatgtctgctctgctgttccgtagaaatccgggttttcgccagtatgcaaattaggtctctcgcctgtggacatgcgcagtcggctctgcccaaggcccaaaagtttcaccgcctgcgctggaagaagacacaggaagaggacgttcctgaagaagatggaggcgtcgctggagagttctctggcagcatttgggacgccccgagtgctgtttgaatgctgaggcccgcctccaatgctgcgagagaactcatttgcataccggcaaaaactcagatttctatggaacagtggcgcggagaagacatctaaaggtaggagatgaatatccttgcttaaggctattcctatgtgttagagataaaaaaaaattgcatctgaATGATAGGCTGGCTCcatttaaaaatagttatgtacatgggaatatccctttaaggttccTTTTATAGTTCACATTTGCGGTCTTCTTGTTGCTTGATTAATGTAATTTCCATTACATTGGTGCCATATGTAACTGAAATGTCTCTTTACACAGTGCTTCTATGTCCCTAAGTGCCAACGAGACAAAAATGATTTGCTGGATGGGGTGCTTGATGTGAAACTATATTTTGAGCGCAAGAACGATACTCCTTTTGCATGTTTCCATCGGCCTGATAGCAAACCAGAAGATGTCATACTGATTAAAAAGTATGACCGGACTGTGGTATTTCACTGCTTGTTTTGGCCTACATTAATGCTTATCGGAGGAGCCTCCATAGTTGGAATGGTTAAATTAACACAACACTTATCTTTAATGTGTATGCTATACTGTAATTCACAAAGAGAAGAACCTGGAAGTATGACACCGCGGCCAGACTCTCAGCAGAGCAAAACCAGAAAAGAGGATAAAACTTTAAGGTGGAGATCAAATTCCCACACTACAAACACCATTTAATAATGGACACGCAGTATATATGACTACCCTATCAGCAGTCTAGTACGGCAGACAGAATTGTAGCAGATTATGTCATTTAATGAACCGTAAATATATGTTTTCTAGTTGTAAATTTATTTTTCTAGATTGTATTAGGATAATGAAAATGTTTTTAGCATTTACAATAAACCTAATGAGCCATGTGCTGCCTGGTTTTTGTTATCCGTCATACTTTAAAGTGAAGCTTTACCTTAAGACCTTTATTACATTGCGGTGTCAGAAACAGGGGCCTTTGTGGTCGACTTTCTAGTAACTGTGAGTGACTATGGCTGGC is part of the Leptodactylus fuscus isolate aLepFus1 chromosome 3, aLepFus1.hap2, whole genome shotgun sequence genome and encodes:
- the KCNMB3 gene encoding calcium-activated potassium channel subunit beta-3 encodes the protein MTSKKMPAQKQADGSLFFFSEKYKDVKKKKKDVHLITRISAVLREAFSPIPGKAKRKESSSDGVRAADKVKKQVSNAGEDRAMLLGFTMMGLSVLMFFLLGIAILKPFMLSVWNEEANCTIIQTDIMEDWIDCSFTCGVDCHGQSKYPCLQILVNVSGSDYVAALHYNEEAVQINPKCFYVPKCQRDKNDLLDGVLDVKLYFERKNDTPFACFHRPDSKPEDVILIKKYDRTVVFHCLFWPTLMLIGGASIVGMVKLTQHLSLMCMLYCNSQREEPGSMTPRPDSQQSKTRKEDKTLRWRSNSHTTNTI